A region of Thermotoga sp. Mc24 DNA encodes the following proteins:
- the leuD gene encoding 3-isopropylmalate dehydratase small subunit — translation MVVKIKGKVFVFGDNVNTDEIIPARYLNTSDPQELAKYCMEDARPGFGRRDDIKGSIIVAGENFGCGSSREHAPVAIKAAGISCVIAKSFARIFFRNAINIGLPIVELKEADEFEEGDMAEVDLENGVVRNLTKGKEYRIRPYPEFLMKIMEAGGWLEYCLKEVGE, via the coding sequence ATGGTGGTGAAGATAAAAGGAAAGGTTTTCGTCTTTGGGGACAACGTGAACACGGACGAGATCATACCGGCCAGGTACCTCAACACTTCGGACCCTCAGGAACTCGCGAAATACTGTATGGAGGACGCAAGGCCCGGCTTTGGAAGACGGGACGATATAAAAGGCTCGATCATCGTGGCAGGGGAGAACTTCGGATGTGGTTCTTCGAGAGAACACGCTCCCGTTGCCATAAAGGCGGCTGGAATCTCCTGTGTTATAGCCAAGTCTTTTGCAAGGATTTTCTTCAGAAACGCCATAAACATCGGTCTTCCCATCGTCGAACTGAAAGAAGCTGACGAATTCGAAGAGGGCGACATGGCAGAGGTGGATCTGGAAAACGGAGTGGTGAGGAATCTCACCAAGGGCAAAGAGTACAGAATAAGACCTTATCCCGAGTTTCTCATGAAGATCATGGAAGCGGGTGGATGGCTCGAATACTGTCTCAAAGAAGTGGGGGAGTGA
- the leuC gene encoding 3-isopropylmalate dehydratase large subunit, with the protein MTLAEKILSQKAGRKVEPGEFLLLEPDVALANDITAPLAIKKFKEYGGKKVKYPDRVVLVPDHFTPNKDIKSAMQVKMMREFAREQGIEKFFEIGRMGIEHVLLPEEGIVKSGDLVVGADSHTCTYGALGAFATGVGSTDIAGFYLIGKVWFRVPESIKVTLRGKFGDLVTAKDLVLKLISILGVDGANYKAIEFSGPGVKEISMDGRFTVSNMAIEAGGKTGLFPVDEITIAYEKERGIEVEEMYPDEDAKYVREVEMDLSKLEPQVAYPFLPSNAKDVSEAEKERIKIDQVVIGSCTNGRIEDLRLAAQILRGRTVSPDVRCIIIPGSQKVYKQALKEGLIDIFIDAGCAVSTPTCGPCLGGHMGVLAEGEVAISTTNRNFVGRMGHPNSKVFLASPAVAAASAIKGYIADPRKL; encoded by the coding sequence ATGACACTTGCAGAAAAGATACTCTCCCAAAAAGCGGGAAGAAAGGTGGAACCGGGAGAATTTCTCCTTCTGGAGCCAGACGTCGCCCTTGCAAACGACATAACGGCTCCGCTTGCGATAAAGAAGTTCAAGGAGTACGGTGGAAAGAAAGTGAAGTATCCGGACAGAGTGGTGCTCGTTCCGGATCACTTCACCCCCAACAAGGACATAAAGTCTGCTATGCAGGTAAAGATGATGAGAGAATTCGCAAGAGAGCAGGGGATCGAAAAGTTCTTTGAAATAGGCAGGATGGGAATTGAACACGTGCTGCTTCCAGAAGAAGGAATCGTAAAATCTGGAGATCTCGTGGTAGGCGCAGATTCGCACACCTGTACCTACGGAGCCCTTGGAGCGTTCGCGACCGGGGTGGGGTCCACCGACATAGCGGGCTTCTACCTCATAGGCAAGGTGTGGTTTCGTGTCCCTGAGAGCATAAAGGTGACTCTTCGTGGGAAGTTCGGGGATCTGGTGACTGCCAAGGACCTCGTGTTGAAGCTCATCTCCATACTGGGAGTAGATGGGGCCAACTACAAGGCGATAGAATTCTCCGGACCCGGTGTGAAAGAGATCAGTATGGACGGCCGTTTCACCGTTTCGAACATGGCGATCGAGGCGGGAGGAAAGACGGGACTGTTTCCGGTAGACGAAATCACCATTGCCTACGAGAAAGAAAGAGGCATAGAAGTGGAAGAGATGTACCCTGACGAAGATGCGAAGTACGTGAGAGAAGTGGAGATGGACCTTTCTAAACTCGAACCTCAGGTTGCCTATCCATTCCTCCCATCCAACGCGAAGGATGTTTCTGAAGCGGAGAAAGAGAGGATAAAGATAGATCAGGTAGTGATAGGAAGCTGTACCAACGGAAGGATAGAAGACCTCAGACTCGCTGCACAGATTCTGAGGGGAAGAACAGTATCACCGGACGTTCGATGCATCATAATTCCGGGATCGCAGAAGGTTTACAAACAGGCTCTAAAGGAAGGACTCATCGATATCTTCATCGACGCGGGCTGTGCTGTTTCCACACCCACGTGCGGTCCCTGTCTTGGTGGACACATGGGAGTGCTCGCGGAAGGAGAAGTTGCAATATCCACGACGAACAGGAACTTCGTCGGAAGGATGGGACATCCGAACAGCAAGGTCTTCTTGGCATCTCCTGCCGTTGCCGCGGCCAGCGCAATAAAGGGATACATCGCAGATCCGAGAAAGTTGTGA